In Helianthus annuus cultivar XRQ/B chromosome 3, HanXRQr2.0-SUNRISE, whole genome shotgun sequence, a single window of DNA contains:
- the LOC110877935 gene encoding 2-C-methyl-D-erythritol 4-phosphate cytidylyltransferase, chloroplastic, with translation MAILQVMSHLIPSSAYSQIKRPTIPSTSLCLNHPGLSSSSSSFELSLSKRNFRIRTIACSASANQSSEEEESVKEKSVSVVLLAGGKGKRMGASMPKQYLPLLGQPIALYSFYTFSRMPEVKEIIVVCDPSYRDIFEDAREKINVDLKFALPGKERQDSVYSGLQTIDPTSELVCIHDSARPLVTSSDVEKVLNDGLRVGASVLGVPAKATIKEGNSESFVVKTLDRKTLWEMQTPQVIKPELLKRGFELVNREDLEVTDDVSIVEHLKHPVYITQGSYTNIKVTTPDDLLLAERILNTDSFVPA, from the exons atggcgATTCTTCAAGTTATGTCGCACCTCATCCCATCTTCCGCTTACTCGCAGATTAAACGACCTACAATTCCCTCCACTTCTCTCTGCCTCAATCATCCTGGATTGTCCTCATCATCATCGTCTTTTGAGTTGTCGTTAAGTAAAAGAAACTTCAGAATTCGTACAATCGCTTGCTCTGCTTCTGCTAATCAG AgctctgaagaagaagaatcggTTAAAGAGAAAAGTGTGTCAGTGGTTCTTCTCGCTGGAGGGAAGGGAAAAAGAATGGGT GCTAGCATGCCAAAGCAGTATCTTCCGCTTTTAGGCCAACCAATTGCTCTATATAG TTTCTACACTTTTTCACGGATGCCTGAGGTTAAGGAAATTATTGTAGTTTGCGATCCATCTTACCGGGACATATTTGAAG ATGCCAGAGAGAAGATCAATGTGGACCTGAAATTTGCATTGCCTGGTAAGGAAAGACAAGATTCCGTATACAGTGGACTTCAG ACAATTGATCCGACCTCTGAACTTGTATGCATCCATGATTCTGCAAGACCTTTGGTGACATCCAGTGATGTAGAAAAG GTTCTGAATGATGGGTTGCGAGTTGGAGCATCAGTACTTGGTGTTCCTGCTAAAGCTACTATTAAAGAG GGAAATAGTGAATCATTTGTGGTGAAGACTTTGGACAGGAAGACACTTTGGGAAATGCAAACTCCACAG GTCATCAAGCCTGAGTTGCTGAAGAGAGGTTTTGAGCTTGTAAATAG AGAAGACCTGGAAGTGACGGATGACGTGTCCATTGTTGAGCACCTCAAACATCCTGTATACATCACTCAAGGATCTTATACTAACATTAAG GTTACAACTCCAGATGATTTATTACTTGCCGAGAGGATACTAAATACCGACTCATTTGTACCAGCTTAA